One Paenibacillus sp. FSL W8-0186 genomic window carries:
- a CDS encoding NAD/NADP transhydrogenase alpha subunit yields the protein MKCISVYTDSFEQFSDMFEQVIEIDLQENDEREVEGVTVSDSGEVPSHYLERMAAKPEVVVMKDKEKGITILQHGKVFEILIPSEADSLEAPSV from the coding sequence ATGAAATGTATTTCTGTGTACACCGATAGTTTTGAGCAATTCTCCGATATGTTCGAGCAGGTCATCGAAATCGACTTGCAGGAGAATGACGAGCGCGAGGTTGAAGGTGTGACTGTCAGCGACTCCGGCGAAGTGCCGAGCCATTATTTGGAGCGCATGGCGGCCAAACCTGAAGTGGTCGTAATGAAGGACAAGGAGAAAGGAATCACCATATTACAGCATGGCAAAGTGTTTGAAATTCTAATTCCATCCGAGGCCGATTCGCTCGAAGCACCTTCGGTGTAA
- the nth gene encoding endonuclease III: MNAAGVRHILDCIGAMFPDAHCELRHSNAFELTIAVLLSAQCTDATVNKVTEDLFQKYKTPEDYLAVPLEELEQDIRRIGLFRSKAKHIQNLCRILIEQYDGEVPREHAELVKLPGVGRKTANVVVSNAFGVPAIAVDTHVERVSKRLGLAGWNDSVLEVEKKLMKRVPKEEWTITHHRLIFFGRYHCKAQNPQCEICPLLDVCREGKKRMKKSLVRKDREK; encoded by the coding sequence ATGAATGCCGCGGGTGTCCGTCATATTCTGGACTGCATCGGCGCTATGTTTCCGGATGCGCACTGTGAGCTCCGCCACAGCAATGCGTTTGAATTGACGATTGCCGTGCTGCTGTCGGCACAGTGTACCGACGCAACCGTAAACAAGGTGACGGAAGATTTATTTCAGAAATACAAGACGCCGGAAGATTATCTTGCCGTTCCGCTCGAAGAGCTGGAGCAGGATATCCGGCGCATCGGACTATTTCGGAGTAAAGCCAAGCATATTCAGAATTTATGCCGGATTCTCATTGAACAGTACGACGGGGAGGTTCCTCGCGAGCATGCCGAACTGGTGAAGCTTCCGGGCGTGGGGCGCAAGACGGCCAACGTGGTCGTTTCGAACGCCTTCGGCGTCCCGGCGATCGCCGTCGATACGCACGTGGAACGGGTCAGCAAGCGGTTGGGATTGGCAGGCTGGAACGATTCCGTGCTTGAAGTCGAGAAGAAGCTGATGAAGCGAGTTCCCAAGGAAGAATGGACGATTACCCATCATCGGCTGATCTTTTTCGGAAGATATCATTGCAAGGCCCAGAATCCGCAGTGCGAGATTTGTCCGCTGCTGGATGTTTGCCGGGAAGGCAAAAAACGTATGAAAAAGTCACTGGTCAGAAAAGATAGAGAGAAGTGA
- a CDS encoding S-layer homology domain-containing protein produces the protein MSSFKRTYRRNSKKAVSAMLAAAICLSGSAAVFADEPAESSANSGTGTNITNTSNTAFSLFSDVQNGFWAEKYIYKLAAEGIIVGDAGKFRPSDSVTQQEAITMAIRFMNLSAEVGSGDTVPAELQISGYAKPYVELALKKNLIDKDEELAILKEKESWGQKKASREWVAKVLIRALGKDEEAKALGTAATGFADHDKITSSVRGYVNLAAKLDITKGIEGNKFDPQGNVTRAQIATFFGKGAEHLDANYSNVYEGIVTELTDSKLTLYVDNQLKSFVLDNRSVYFTKDSQLKISKHDLKPYTKVLAIDKIGSAAYVEIIDGNQQLESTEGTLLRILNGNRILMLVNNDSVEYTFDDTTAFLDQNGNKVAASSLTPESTIIVQRETYTAARKPVLVQVKSALVSKSGTGTIESVDVTGKKITIRDASGTVETYAVDETTILLYQSQKLNSLNELQSNSAIKYSVKNSVLDSLEVTQSIERTVKGTLLGLDQNGRLLTYSNASGYPEVKLLAEKPEIIVGGIKDATFDDLFADLNGGDKVELTLDAEERVTKIVVEGRQSEQMPAATVVNYDSKSKTLTVLDANAKPHVFVLDDKTKVEYNSNQPTLAGMESVLNKDRKINVTYIGSRALSVQMIYKYEGTFVSVNTAEKKITLLTSDNKTIALPYQGTAPTIELYGKSATLSDVKVGDPVVAMLSTNQDAVQTLAVKSSAQFVVSSVDTSYSRIRAVNSNNGLTESFYVDQAILTDENGNPIRVNNIQSGQTINVAFNGHKAVSLQVVKLTLGSVQNIDASTLTVKTFAGGTESFPLSGSVKVVRGTSVTTGTGGLASADRVEVRKDSDGTLIVKVLTSLERKFSRYDANARELVVKRATIADDKYRFFVNADTYVHQGDTTISVQSLKDDDKIVLYFNGERLVEIEKQ, from the coding sequence ATGTCATCATTTAAACGCACTTATAGACGTAATTCCAAAAAGGCGGTATCGGCCATGCTCGCTGCCGCGATCTGCCTAAGCGGCAGCGCAGCCGTTTTCGCGGACGAGCCGGCAGAGTCTTCTGCCAATTCGGGAACGGGAACAAATATTACGAACACGTCAAATACGGCATTTTCCTTGTTTAGCGACGTACAGAATGGCTTTTGGGCCGAGAAATATATTTACAAGCTAGCTGCGGAGGGCATCATTGTCGGGGATGCCGGCAAGTTCCGTCCGAGCGATAGCGTTACGCAGCAGGAAGCCATTACGATGGCAATTCGCTTCATGAATTTAAGCGCTGAGGTCGGCAGCGGAGATACGGTTCCTGCCGAGCTGCAAATTAGCGGTTACGCGAAACCTTATGTCGAGCTGGCTCTGAAGAAGAATCTGATCGATAAAGATGAAGAGCTGGCTATTTTAAAGGAGAAGGAGTCCTGGGGACAGAAAAAAGCGTCCCGCGAATGGGTAGCTAAAGTTCTTATCCGCGCCCTAGGCAAAGACGAGGAGGCCAAAGCGCTGGGTACAGCGGCAACTGGCTTTGCAGACCACGACAAAATTACCTCTTCCGTTAGAGGTTATGTGAATCTGGCCGCCAAATTGGATATTACGAAAGGGATTGAAGGCAATAAATTCGATCCGCAGGGCAATGTCACACGGGCACAAATTGCGACCTTCTTCGGTAAAGGCGCGGAGCATTTAGACGCCAATTATTCGAACGTTTACGAAGGGATCGTGACCGAGCTGACCGACAGCAAGCTGACCTTGTACGTGGATAATCAGCTGAAGAGCTTCGTTCTCGATAACCGCAGTGTATACTTCACCAAGGATTCGCAATTAAAGATTTCGAAGCATGATTTAAAGCCTTACACAAAGGTGCTGGCGATCGATAAAATTGGTTCGGCGGCGTACGTCGAAATCATTGACGGGAATCAGCAGCTGGAGAGTACAGAGGGCACCCTGCTTCGGATTCTGAACGGCAATCGGATATTGATGCTCGTGAATAACGATTCCGTGGAATATACATTTGACGATACAACAGCGTTCCTGGATCAGAACGGCAATAAAGTGGCAGCCAGCAGCTTGACTCCAGAGAGCACGATCATCGTACAGCGGGAGACTTATACTGCGGCAAGGAAGCCGGTGCTTGTTCAAGTGAAATCGGCCCTGGTCAGCAAATCGGGTACTGGCACAATTGAATCTGTCGATGTGACCGGCAAGAAAATAACGATTCGCGATGCTTCAGGCACGGTCGAGACTTATGCAGTGGACGAGACGACGATTCTGCTGTACCAAAGCCAGAAGCTGAACAGCCTCAACGAATTGCAATCCAATTCGGCCATTAAATATTCGGTGAAGAACAGCGTGCTGGATTCCCTTGAGGTGACGCAAAGCATCGAGCGAACGGTCAAAGGGACGCTGCTTGGATTGGATCAGAACGGACGCTTGTTGACTTACAGCAATGCCAGTGGATATCCTGAAGTGAAGCTGTTAGCGGAGAAGCCGGAGATTATCGTCGGCGGCATTAAAGACGCTACATTTGACGATCTGTTCGCTGATTTGAACGGCGGCGATAAGGTCGAGCTGACACTGGATGCTGAGGAGCGGGTGACGAAGATCGTGGTGGAAGGCCGCCAATCCGAGCAAATGCCGGCGGCTACGGTCGTGAACTACGATAGCAAGTCCAAGACGCTGACGGTGCTGGATGCGAATGCGAAGCCGCACGTATTTGTTTTGGATGATAAGACGAAGGTAGAATACAACTCCAACCAGCCGACCCTTGCGGGGATGGAATCCGTCCTGAACAAAGACCGGAAAATTAATGTGACTTATATCGGCAGCCGGGCGCTAAGCGTGCAAATGATTTATAAATATGAGGGCACCTTTGTGTCTGTAAATACGGCGGAGAAGAAGATTACGCTGCTAACATCCGACAACAAAACAATTGCACTGCCTTACCAGGGAACCGCTCCTACGATTGAATTGTACGGCAAGAGCGCGACACTGAGCGATGTAAAAGTCGGCGATCCTGTAGTTGCTATGCTAAGTACGAACCAGGATGCGGTTCAGACGCTGGCTGTAAAGTCTTCCGCTCAATTCGTGGTCAGCTCGGTAGATACGTCCTATAGCCGCATCAGAGCGGTAAACAGCAATAACGGTCTTACAGAAAGCTTCTACGTCGATCAGGCGATTTTGACGGATGAGAACGGCAATCCGATCAGGGTGAACAATATCCAAAGCGGCCAAACGATCAACGTGGCATTTAATGGGCATAAGGCGGTATCGCTGCAGGTTGTCAAATTGACGCTGGGCAGCGTACAAAATATCGACGCCTCTACCTTAACGGTCAAAACCTTTGCCGGCGGAACCGAATCGTTCCCGCTTTCGGGCAGCGTCAAAGTTGTTCGCGGAACGTCCGTAACTACCGGGACAGGCGGACTAGCATCAGCGGATCGCGTAGAGGTGCGCAAAGACAGTGACGGTACCCTTATCGTCAAGGTTCTGACTTCGCTAGAGCGGAAATTCTCCCGCTATGATGCAAATGCTAGAGAGCTTGTTGTTAAAAGAGCGACCATCGCGGATGACAAATATCGCTTTTTTGTAAATGCGGATACGTATGTTCACCAAGGTGATACGACGATTTCCGTGCAATCTCTGAAAGATGATGATAAAATTGTTTTGTATTTCAATGGTGAAAGACTCGTTGAAATCGAAAAACAATAA
- a CDS encoding GerMN domain-containing protein, giving the protein MNRKLWIIGVLVLLLALTAGCGQKPNALVEGEQGKQENQGNAGNSTDGTAIQEPPSNPVAHGAGDSHHSSPEEQAKTMVIQAYFTDDQLNELFPENKEITYSADTEKYMQTLKALQQSETPGLLPLWEKVNFKQAVLEGGKLTVDLTLPDEARLGAGGEALAVESLTKAIFQFEEVQSIEILVDGQQADTLMGHVELEHPFQRK; this is encoded by the coding sequence ATGAACAGAAAACTATGGATCATCGGCGTTTTGGTGCTTCTGCTTGCCCTAACCGCGGGATGCGGCCAAAAGCCAAATGCGCTCGTAGAAGGTGAGCAAGGAAAACAAGAAAATCAAGGAAATGCCGGTAATAGTACAGACGGAACGGCGATTCAAGAACCGCCGAGCAATCCCGTTGCTCATGGCGCAGGCGATTCACATCATAGCTCCCCGGAGGAGCAAGCCAAGACGATGGTTATTCAGGCATATTTCACGGATGATCAACTGAACGAACTGTTTCCAGAGAATAAGGAAATTACGTATAGTGCTGATACCGAGAAATATATGCAGACTTTAAAGGCGCTGCAGCAAAGCGAGACTCCTGGCCTGCTGCCGCTTTGGGAGAAGGTGAATTTCAAGCAGGCTGTACTTGAAGGCGGGAAGCTGACTGTCGATTTAACTTTGCCCGACGAGGCCCGGCTTGGAGCTGGCGGCGAAGCTCTCGCCGTGGAGTCGTTGACAAAGGCGATATTCCAGTTCGAAGAAGTGCAATCCATAGAAATTCTGGTGGATGGCCAGCAGGCAGACACATTGATGGGCCATGTCGAATTAGAGCATCCTTTTCAAAGAAAATAG
- a CDS encoding N-acetylmuramoyl-L-alanine amidase family protein codes for MRRIGFLVFMLVCIFAFPTIGQAAGGGTSIYLNGEALNLPKNGQVQNVKGNVMIPIRVVMEELGFDVDWEKGTRTVTIKQSDTTIKLVVNQASATVNGKKLALGAAPILKEDTTLVPLRFVSEQMGLTVGWDNATKTVYLITPDHGSGNGIEGNTGNTGSDNGSPGNGSGIPVPEQQNLAGVKGIGFDANRLIIAVDKNVTPDVFRLTGPDRIVIDIPNARFDESFSSNHSLDAFQAGFMDINDYPDVTKIRYSQFSDNPSTIRIVMDLSGARNYSLLNANDGYVIIDLNVDQSYPSKGSGKPLVVIDAGHGGTDPGAISVTKKKEKDLNLSIVKKVEALLKKETQLDYVLTRSTDVYVTLQDRAKLANNLNADVFVSIHANSGSATASGVETYYTRQESVPFANVMHKYLVKSSGLSDRKVRAKSLHVTRETTMPAVLLEVGYLSNKSDEALLYTEKFQNSVAQGVVDGIKEYLGLK; via the coding sequence ATGAGAAGAATTGGTTTTTTGGTATTCATGCTCGTATGTATTTTCGCTTTTCCGACAATAGGACAAGCTGCCGGAGGAGGCACTAGCATCTATTTGAACGGAGAAGCGCTGAACTTGCCGAAGAACGGCCAGGTTCAGAATGTGAAAGGCAATGTGATGATTCCGATTCGTGTCGTCATGGAGGAGCTGGGTTTTGACGTCGATTGGGAAAAAGGGACGCGCACGGTAACTATAAAGCAAAGCGATACAACGATTAAGCTGGTTGTGAATCAGGCGAGTGCTACGGTGAATGGCAAGAAGCTGGCCCTTGGCGCCGCTCCGATACTGAAAGAGGATACGACGCTAGTGCCTCTTCGTTTTGTTAGTGAACAAATGGGTCTTACTGTAGGCTGGGACAACGCTACGAAGACGGTATATTTAATTACCCCGGATCATGGAAGCGGAAACGGAATAGAAGGAAACACCGGCAATACCGGTTCAGACAACGGAAGTCCAGGGAACGGTTCCGGCATTCCTGTGCCGGAACAACAAAATTTGGCGGGTGTAAAAGGCATCGGCTTTGATGCCAATCGCCTGATTATAGCGGTAGACAAAAACGTAACCCCCGATGTATTTCGCTTGACGGGGCCAGACCGGATCGTCATCGATATACCAAATGCCCGCTTTGATGAATCATTTTCAAGCAATCATTCATTGGATGCTTTCCAGGCCGGATTCATGGACATTAACGATTATCCGGATGTAACCAAAATCCGCTACTCGCAGTTCAGCGATAATCCTTCAACGATAAGGATTGTCATGGATTTATCAGGTGCAAGGAACTATTCTTTACTGAATGCAAACGACGGTTATGTCATTATTGATTTGAATGTGGATCAGAGCTATCCATCGAAAGGCAGCGGCAAACCGCTGGTTGTCATCGATGCGGGGCATGGAGGTACAGATCCGGGCGCCATCAGCGTAACGAAGAAGAAAGAGAAGGACCTTAACCTCTCTATCGTCAAGAAAGTCGAAGCGCTATTGAAGAAAGAAACGCAGCTGGACTATGTGCTTACGCGCAGTACAGATGTGTACGTGACGCTGCAAGACCGGGCCAAACTGGCTAACAATTTGAATGCCGACGTATTCGTATCCATTCATGCCAATAGCGGATCCGCGACGGCCAGCGGCGTAGAAACATATTATACGCGGCAAGAAAGCGTGCCATTTGCAAATGTCATGCATAAATATCTGGTCAAGTCTTCCGGTCTGTCCGATCGGAAAGTACGGGCAAAGAGTCTGCACGTTACCCGAGAAACAACAATGCCAGCGGTTCTGCTGGAAGTTGGTTATTTAAGCAATAAGAGCGATGAGGCCCTGCTGTATACGGAGAAATTCCAGAACAGCGTAGCCCAGGGTGTTGTCGATGGAATCAAAGAGTATTTGGGTTTAAAATAG
- a CDS encoding GerMN domain-containing protein, with the protein MKKLVMAGTVLVLAAALAGCGQKPQAAPEGEQQPAQVTEPNVSQGAGPNNTQVEEPNLQTVQVELYFTDDDLMELTKVQREIRFEQNEDKYAEAFKQLQVSENGLFSLWEKAILNKVTFTDGELQIDIGLPDEARLGSGGEVLAIDSLKATMFQFDEVRSLELTVGGEQVESLMGHVELDHPMTR; encoded by the coding sequence TTGAAAAAGCTTGTTATGGCTGGAACTGTGCTTGTGCTTGCGGCCGCGCTTGCCGGATGCGGGCAGAAGCCCCAAGCTGCTCCGGAAGGAGAGCAGCAGCCGGCTCAAGTAACCGAACCTAATGTTTCCCAAGGGGCAGGACCGAATAATACACAGGTTGAGGAGCCAAATCTGCAAACCGTGCAAGTAGAGTTATATTTTACAGATGATGATCTCATGGAGCTGACGAAGGTGCAGCGCGAGATCCGGTTCGAGCAAAATGAGGACAAGTATGCCGAAGCTTTTAAGCAGCTTCAGGTTTCTGAAAACGGCTTGTTCTCACTATGGGAGAAAGCCATTTTAAACAAAGTTACATTTACAGACGGGGAGCTCCAAATTGATATCGGGCTGCCTGACGAGGCCCGTCTTGGCTCGGGCGGCGAAGTACTGGCTATCGATTCATTGAAAGCGACGATGTTCCAATTCGATGAGGTTCGCAGCCTGGAGCTTACGGTCGGCGGAGAACAGGTAGAAAGTCTCATGGGGCATGTAGAACTCGACCATCCGATGACTCGTTAA
- a CDS encoding N-acetylmuramoyl-L-alanine amidase family protein, producing the protein MKKLGFLLMLVVMLWALPGIGEASAAGHAIYLDGQELEQPGAAQAGLVNGSVMVPIRIISEGLGYEVGWEKQTETVTIKQDQRLLQLFIDNPKAVVDGSEVGLSAPPLLQDNTTLVPLRFVGEQMGLKVSWDNETKSAHLYSESGGSGGGVVNGGASTPPAGEGEAVPQQPVKQPDNTGGSNAGSQADHDYSQGDLAGISSLSFTENRLMISADRPVAPNVFKMTDPERIVIDIPNAKFADEFMDALPLDATSQGQLAVEGYPEVAKIRYALFSNDPSTIRIVIDLNESREFAVSNENGSLFVDLTLEAATPPVLPVIPARPDGKRLVVIDAGHGGKDPGAPSVTGGREKDFNLAIALRVNELLQQETEIITVLTRSDDTYPTLDERVQIANELQADIFISIHANSGSVTATGTETLYTRDVSIPLADTVHKYMIEATGLNDRKVKHQNLKVTRETTMPAILLEAGFLSNPQDDAVLKDPAVQDRIAAGIVAGIKEYLGL; encoded by the coding sequence ATGAAGAAGTTAGGTTTTCTGTTGATGCTGGTTGTAATGCTGTGGGCTTTGCCGGGCATTGGGGAGGCATCTGCCGCTGGTCATGCCATTTATTTGGACGGCCAGGAGCTGGAGCAGCCAGGCGCTGCACAAGCAGGTCTGGTTAATGGCAGCGTTATGGTTCCCATTCGTATCATTTCGGAAGGGCTTGGTTATGAGGTTGGATGGGAGAAGCAGACGGAGACGGTTACGATTAAGCAGGACCAACGGCTGTTGCAGCTTTTTATAGACAACCCTAAGGCTGTTGTGGACGGCAGCGAGGTTGGCTTGTCCGCTCCGCCGCTGCTGCAGGATAACACGACGCTTGTTCCGCTGCGTTTTGTCGGTGAACAGATGGGCCTGAAGGTCAGCTGGGATAACGAAACAAAATCAGCGCACCTGTACAGTGAAAGCGGCGGTTCTGGCGGTGGCGTTGTCAATGGAGGGGCCAGTACACCTCCAGCCGGCGAAGGGGAAGCTGTTCCACAGCAGCCAGTAAAGCAGCCGGATAATACGGGAGGCAGCAATGCCGGTTCACAGGCAGACCATGATTATAGTCAAGGAGATCTCGCGGGGATCAGCAGCTTAAGCTTCACCGAGAACCGCCTTATGATCTCAGCCGATCGTCCGGTAGCGCCGAACGTATTCAAGATGACAGATCCGGAACGGATTGTGATTGACATCCCGAACGCTAAATTTGCCGACGAATTTATGGATGCGCTGCCACTGGACGCGACAAGCCAGGGACAATTGGCGGTTGAGGGTTACCCGGAAGTGGCGAAAATTCGCTATGCCTTATTCAGTAATGATCCATCTACGATTAGAATCGTTATCGACTTGAACGAGAGCAGAGAATTTGCAGTTTCAAACGAGAACGGATCACTCTTTGTCGATCTGACCTTGGAGGCCGCGACTCCTCCTGTGCTACCTGTAATTCCGGCAAGGCCGGACGGCAAAAGACTTGTTGTCATTGATGCTGGACATGGCGGGAAGGATCCGGGAGCCCCGAGCGTAACGGGGGGACGGGAGAAGGATTTCAATCTGGCGATTGCGCTACGAGTGAATGAGCTGCTTCAGCAAGAAACGGAAATTATTACGGTGCTGACGCGAAGCGACGATACATATCCGACGCTGGACGAAAGGGTACAAATTGCAAACGAATTGCAAGCTGACATTTTTATTTCGATTCATGCCAATAGCGGTTCTGTAACAGCCACTGGAACCGAGACGCTGTATACCCGGGACGTCAGCATACCTCTTGCGGATACGGTACATAAATACATGATCGAAGCAACCGGGTTGAACGACCGCAAGGTGAAGCACCAGAATTTGAAAGTGACGCGCGAGACGACGATGCCGGCGATACTGCTGGAGGCAGGCTTCCTCAGCAATCCCCAGGATGACGCGGTGTTGAAAGATCCTGCCGTACAGGATAGAATTGCAGCAGGCATTGTAGCCGGGATTAAAGAGTATTTAGGCTTGTGA
- the leuD gene encoding 3-isopropylmalate dehydratase small subunit, which produces MEAFNKLTGIVGPVDRVNVDTDAIIPKQFLKRIERTGFGQFLFYEWRFDTEGNINPEFELNKPRYEGASILISRVNFGCGSSREHAPWAILDYGFRCVIAPSFADIFYNNCFKNGILPIKLSEEQVEDLFQRTAAHEGYQLTVDLENKTITDQYGLHISFDLDEHRRQFLLQGLDDIGLTLQHEHLISAYEAKRASNSIA; this is translated from the coding sequence ATGGAAGCTTTTAACAAACTTACAGGCATCGTCGGTCCCGTGGACCGCGTAAACGTAGATACGGACGCGATTATTCCTAAACAATTTTTGAAGCGGATTGAGCGTACTGGATTTGGACAATTTTTGTTCTATGAATGGCGTTTTGACACGGAAGGTAATATAAATCCGGAGTTTGAGCTGAATAAGCCTCGTTATGAAGGAGCATCAATTCTAATCTCGCGAGTCAATTTCGGCTGCGGATCCTCCCGTGAGCACGCGCCATGGGCGATTCTGGATTACGGCTTCCGCTGTGTCATCGCTCCGTCCTTTGCGGATATTTTCTATAACAACTGTTTCAAAAACGGCATTCTGCCGATCAAGCTCTCCGAAGAACAGGTTGAAGACCTGTTCCAGCGCACTGCTGCGCACGAGGGTTATCAACTGACGGTTGACTTGGAGAACAAAACGATTACGGATCAATACGGCTTGCATATTTCGTTTGATCTGGATGAGCACCGCCGCCAGTTCCTGCTGCAAGGTCTTGACGATATCGGACTTACACTGCAGCATGAGCATCTCATCTCAGCTTATGAAGCGAAGAGAGCAAGCAACTCGATCGCATAG
- the leuC gene encoding 3-isopropylmalate dehydratase large subunit, with product MSNAKKTMYEKIWDNHVIYAEEGKPSIIYIDLHLVHEVTSPQAFEGLRLSGRKVRRPELTFATMDHNVPTKDRFNIKDPISKQQIDTLTKNCRDFGVTLYDLDTIDQGVVHVMGPELGLTHPGKTIVCGDSHTSTHGAFGALAFGIGTSEVEHVMATQCLQQAKAKTLEVRFVGKRKPGVTAKDMILGVIAQYGTDFATGYVIEYTGEAIRELTMEERMTVCNMSIEAGARAGLIAPDETTFEYLRGREHVPQGEAFDRAVAEWKKLTTDEGAEYDRVVEFDVDALIPQVTWGTSPGMGTNINATVPNPNDFASENERKAAEKALEYMGLTPGTPMTDIEIDYVFIGSCTNGRIEDLRAAAQIARGYKVSDKVTAIVVPGSGRVKLQAEKEGLDKVFIEAGFEWRDAGCSMCLAMNPDVLDPGQRCASTSNRNFEGRQGRGGRTHLVSPAMAAAAAIKGRFVDVREWNVKSEVVS from the coding sequence ATGAGTAATGCTAAAAAGACAATGTATGAGAAAATTTGGGACAATCACGTGATTTATGCGGAAGAAGGAAAACCAAGCATCATTTATATCGATTTGCATTTGGTGCATGAGGTAACCTCTCCGCAGGCATTTGAGGGACTGCGCCTTAGCGGGCGCAAGGTACGTCGTCCAGAGCTGACTTTTGCGACGATGGATCATAACGTTCCGACGAAAGACCGTTTCAACATTAAAGACCCGATTTCCAAGCAGCAGATCGATACGCTTACGAAGAACTGCCGCGATTTCGGCGTAACGCTTTATGATCTGGATACGATCGATCAGGGCGTCGTACACGTTATGGGTCCAGAGCTGGGTTTGACTCACCCAGGTAAAACGATCGTCTGCGGCGACAGCCATACTTCTACGCACGGAGCATTCGGCGCGCTGGCATTCGGGATTGGTACGAGTGAAGTAGAGCACGTTATGGCTACGCAGTGCTTGCAGCAGGCCAAGGCGAAGACGCTAGAGGTACGTTTTGTCGGAAAACGCAAACCTGGCGTTACTGCTAAGGATATGATTCTGGGCGTTATTGCCCAATATGGAACGGATTTTGCAACAGGTTACGTTATCGAATATACCGGTGAGGCAATCCGCGAACTCACGATGGAAGAAAGAATGACCGTATGTAATATGTCCATTGAAGCTGGAGCCAGAGCAGGATTGATTGCTCCAGACGAGACGACTTTCGAATATCTGCGCGGTCGCGAGCATGTTCCGCAAGGTGAAGCCTTTGATCGCGCTGTAGCGGAGTGGAAGAAGCTTACTACAGATGAGGGCGCGGAGTATGACCGTGTCGTGGAATTTGATGTTGACGCATTGATTCCGCAAGTGACATGGGGCACGAGCCCAGGTATGGGAACGAATATCAACGCAACCGTACCGAACCCGAATGACTTTGCATCGGAAAACGAACGCAAGGCTGCCGAGAAAGCACTTGAATATATGGGACTTACTCCAGGCACGCCGATGACTGACATTGAAATCGACTATGTATTTATCGGCTCATGTACGAATGGGCGTATTGAGGATCTCCGCGCCGCAGCACAAATCGCACGAGGCTACAAAGTATCTGACAAAGTAACGGCAATCGTCGTTCCTGGTTCAGGCCGCGTGAAGCTGCAGGCAGAGAAGGAAGGCCTGGACAAAGTATTTATTGAGGCTGGCTTTGAATGGCGCGATGCGGGCTGCAGTATGTGTCTTGCCATGAATCCCGACGTTCTGGATCCGGGCCAACGCTGTGCTTCCACCTCCAACCGGAACTTCGAAGGACGTCAAGGCCGCGGCGGAAGAACGCATCTCGTTTCTCCGGCAATGGCTGCGGCTGCAGCGATTAAAGGCCGCTTCGTGGATGTCCGCGAATGGAATGTGAAAAGCGAAGTCGTTAGCTAA
- the lepB gene encoding signal peptidase I codes for MKIWKEVQGWGLSIIIGFIISMFIGIFVIQPYKVNGHSMEPTLDDKQRIYAWKIAHALEKLPKYEDIVIIDSRIDRDRTFWDSVNEHPLIRILSGNKKEDFFYVKRVIGLPGDVIEIKDGQVFRNGVQLEEPYIKEQMYAEQSQAWEVPEDHIFVMGDNRNNSKDSRMIGPVPLDHIMGIEGFTK; via the coding sequence ATGAAAATATGGAAAGAGGTTCAGGGCTGGGGCCTGTCTATAATCATCGGCTTCATTATCAGCATGTTCATCGGCATATTTGTTATTCAGCCATATAAGGTGAACGGTCATTCCATGGAGCCTACGCTGGACGACAAACAGCGGATCTATGCCTGGAAAATAGCGCACGCGCTGGAGAAGCTGCCGAAATATGAAGATATCGTCATCATCGACAGCCGCATTGACCGCGACCGAACTTTCTGGGACAGCGTAAACGAGCATCCGCTGATCCGTATTTTGTCAGGCAACAAGAAGGAGGACTTCTTTTACGTTAAGCGTGTGATCGGCCTGCCTGGCGACGTAATTGAGATTAAAGACGGACAAGTGTTCAGAAACGGAGTCCAGCTGGAGGAGCCTTACATCAAAGAGCAAATGTATGCGGAGCAAAGCCAGGCATGGGAAGTACCCGAGGACCATATCTTTGTGATGGGTGACAACCGCAACAACAGCAAAGACAGCCGGATGATCGGGCCTGTACCGCTTGACCATATCATGGGAATCGAAGGCTTCACTAAATAA